The genome window CCCTACCTCAGCACTCTGGAAGCGCCGCCCGAGCTGGAAAAACTCTACGCCAACAAGGACATCCAGGCCGTCGTGAGCTTGACCGATTCGCTGGCTTCCACCGGAACCGTGACTTATAAAGCCGGCATCCGCTTCGACGGTTCAGGTGATCAGGGCCAGATGCTTTACAGCAAGCTGGAAAAATCGCTGCTGCAAACCGCCCAGACCATCCTTGCCAAACGCCTCAGCAACATCAAGGTGGAGCAGGACTATATCAAGCCTCTGGTAATCAGGCAAATAGACAGTTCCTCCGACACCAAGAAAATGGGCAGCGTGCTGGGCATGGTGCTGCCCTACCTCGTTATCCTGATGCTGGTTACCGGGGCCAGTGTGGTTGCCGCGGACCTTGTGGCCGGGGAAAAGGAACGCCGCACCCTGGAAACCCTGCTGGTGTCTTCCGCCACCCGCGGAGAGATAGTTTTGGGCAAATACCTCACCATCTTTACCATGGCCATGATCAACGTGGTGATCAACCTGGTGAGCATCAGTTTTTCCGTGAGCTATCTGGTCAGCCAGATGGACCTGGAGACTGGATTTGTGAAGATGCCCGTCGGTTCCTTTCTGATCCTGCTGCTGGCGATGTTGCCCCTGGCCACACTGTTTTCCGCTTTGCTGCTTTCCGTCTCCACTTTCTCGCGCAACATGAAGGAAGCCCGAACCTACGAGCAGCCTATAATGATAGTTTCCATGCTGATGGGCATGGTGAGCTTCATCCCCTCCGTCCAGATCAGCAACTTGCTTGCCCTAGTGCCGGTGATCAACATCGCCTTGCTCTTCAAGGCTGTGCTGATCGGCGAGTGGCAGCTATCCCACCTGCTGATCACGGTGGGTTCTACCCTGCTTTTGGACGTTTTTGCCATCTGGCTCACCGTGCGCCTGTTCCGTTCGGAAGCGGTGCTATTCCGCACCGAGGACGACAGCGGCGGCATCAAAACAGTTAAGACGAACAAGCGCGGCTTCTTCAACCCCTTCTATGGGCTGGTCTATTATTCACTGGCCCTGGCCGCGCTC of Candidatus Cloacimonadota bacterium contains these proteins:
- a CDS encoding CPBP family intramembrane metalloprotease, which codes for MNFKKALVIFRKEILEMLRDRRTLFATIVLPVVLYPVLFIGFSAIMSRQTEVLEKRGSTIALVDSLSLRNEASREAYNLILEGLKSTPYLSTLEAPPELEKLYANKDIQAVVSLTDSLASTGTVTYKAGIRFDGSGDQGQMLYSKLEKSLLQTAQTILAKRLSNIKVEQDYIKPLVIRQIDSSSDTKKMGSVLGMVLPYLVILMLVTGASVVAADLVAGEKERRTLETLLVSSATRGEIVLGKYLTIFTMAMINVVINLVSISFSVSYLVSQMDLETGFVKMPVGSFLILLLAMLPLATLFSALLLSVSTFSRNMKEARTYEQPIMIVSMLMGMVSFIPSVQISNLLALVPVINIALLFKAVLIGEWQLSHLLITVGSTLLLDVFAIWLTVRLFRSEAVLFRTEDDSGGIKTVKTNKRGFFNPFYGLVYYSLALAALYYLGGKWQGQDMVKGLVQTQLFLIGLPVLVLLSILKIKGKNARQLLRLRAPKLKEIALVPFIAVSGAIVVVIIGQLINQLFPFPQEYLEQMSKLFQMDIPLWQAFLVIAVLPGICEELLFRGFLMRFFEGKKFWYAVLASAVLFAIFHLDPFRLLPTFLLGTLLGWLTLRSGSIVNSMLSHTLNNAFALSIITFAEKPWLKKLVIDGENLHYWMVIPAILVLAASLWAFNKVTANKEVASSAE